One Anolis carolinensis isolate JA03-04 chromosome 4, rAnoCar3.1.pri, whole genome shotgun sequence DNA window includes the following coding sequences:
- the cdkn1a gene encoding cyclin-dependent kinase inhibitor 1: MPLSESNIQRPSCSRKICRNLFGAVDHEQLQKDFQTLLRAQLEEAQQKWNFDFETETPLEGNYKWEKVSHLHTLPSQDLKSHTKENTCTGEKSMNSPVALKKPAKTDSLAQIGFEACTAGSSRTSKRKQTSIKDFYSSKRRTIPYKSSP, encoded by the exons ATGCCTCTGTCTGAGAGTAATATCCAACGACCTTCCTGCAGCAGGAAAATCTGTAGAAACCTCTTTGGAGCTGTGGACCATGAACAGCTACAGAAAGACTTCCAGACCTTGCTGAGGGCCCAGCTGGAGGAGGCACAGCAAAAGTGGAACTTTGACTTTGAAACAGAAACGCCACTTGAAGGCAACTACAAATGGGAGAAGGTCTCCCACCTACACACACTTCCATCTCAAGACCTGAAGAGCCACACAAAGGAGAACACATGCACTGGGGAGAAGAGCATGAACTCTCCTGTGGCCCTCAAGAAACCTGCAAAGACCGACAGTCTGGCACAGATTGGCTTTGAGGCTTGCACTGCTGGCTCTTCAAGAACTTCGAAGCGAAAGCAGACGTCCATAAAAG ACTTCTACAGCTCTAAGAGGAGAACGATCCCATATAAGTCAAGCCCATGA